The following are from one region of the Halarcobacter sp. genome:
- a CDS encoding helix-turn-helix domain-containing protein: MTKKIDIDKIEDYDKCPVETAIDVLAGKWKILILWYLRRDIKRFSELKKLLPRTTQKMLIQKLRELEEDGLVHREVYPVVPPKVEYSLTEYGKTLKPIIKQLYLWGEVHKEKFNK; the protein is encoded by the coding sequence ATGACTAAGAAAATAGATATAGATAAAATTGAAGATTATGACAAATGTCCCGTAGAAACAGCAATAGATGTATTAGCTGGGAAGTGGAAAATATTAATTTTATGGTATTTAAGAAGAGATATAAAAAGATTTAGTGAATTAAAAAAACTGTTACCGCGAACTACACAAAAGATGTTAATTCAGAAATTAAGAGAGTTAGAAGAGGATGGTTTAGTTCATAGAGAAGTTTACCCTGTAGTCCCACCAAAAGTTGAATACTCTTTGACTGAATATGGAAAAACCTTAAAACCTATTATAAAACAGTTGTATTTATGGGGAGAAGTTCATAAGGAAAAGTTTAATAAATAA